The following nucleotide sequence is from Trifolium pratense cultivar HEN17-A07 linkage group LG2, ARS_RC_1.1, whole genome shotgun sequence.
ATTGTGTGATCCTTAATTACATTCTGCCTAGACCTGAACATATTATAAAAGGAGCCTTGGTTAGTTGATCCTGACAAGATTCCTCTATAGGTTGATGAAAGTTCAATACCAAAATCATACGTTACAACTGATAGGTTAAAAAATCTTGATAACTTTTGCATTGCCGTCTGAGCACCTGGGAGAGGGTGAATCCCTGACTTGAAATATGGTGTCTTAAAAAACTCATGAACGCGAATATCAGCTGCAGAAAAAGATAATGATTTGCAACCAGTCCATTAGTCATCCGAAAACATAAAAGTATATCATTAAGCAAAAATTCCTACATAAAAAACTTGATAAAATTATTGCACTACTTGACCCTATTGAACAAGAATTAAGAAAAATTCACTTTACAGAATATAGTAAGACATCCCCACAATAGATAAATatccaaattttcaaaaaagagATACTTTAATCAATGAACTTTGTAAAAATCAAATAAGAAAAGATTCTAACATCCAGCAAATTTCTGTACGCAACATAACAGTTCTAAAATGGAATATGACAGTATGATGGACAATAGTTACCTTCATCACGCGAACAATTCCATATCTGTAACAGAAACGAAGGGTGAATCAGGCTCCACATTCAAACATGCACAAACTCACAACAACGCAATGGACTACGACTAATATACAAGCCATATACACCTAATGTATAAAATAAGATGTGGCTCAAGACAATAACCATGTTAGTGCTCACTGAGCACTAACATGGCTGCTCACAGAGAAAATGAATGCATAAAATATGGAAACCCCTTGAAAGCCTTTCTAATGCTACAGCCTACATAATTATACATAAGACTGGAGAACGGTGGGAAATGAGACTCTAAAAGAACATGCAAATTCCTGTCCATTGACGTTGTTTAATAGTAATAGCAAAAATTGGTAAAACTCAATCACTTATCACGAAAACATGGAATTGCCAAAGCAGCCAACAAAAGATACCTTAAAGAACTCGTACACATGATATTCAGAAACTGAATGATTTGATGAATATTTATCTGCAATAAACTTGTTGAGAGCCGATACGAAGTTTCCTAAAACtgctcaaaaaataaaaataatacacaTCAAAGATATATGGATATAATCTTATAATATGACTATGTTCTAGTCAGTTTAAGCAATGCAGAGAAAAtagcaattaaaaaaaaaaatcgattcaAGGTGAGACATTGCACTGAAAATAGGAGATGACAATTCACGATTATTTAAACACACACAAGACAGGACATATCTAGAGAGAATCTAATCTTGACCCTCCATTAATACAAGATTGATTCCTCCAATCAGATCAACATTACTAGATTAATCACTCCCATGAGAGCACACTGATAAGCTATTATTAAGTATATAATGAAACTGGATCATAGAGTCAAGATTCTACACCAGGTCTTCATTATTCGTATAATAagaaaatcaaatcataaaGTATTGAAGACATggcataaaatataaaaagggtAGCACATGCATATTCATAAACAATTGCATACATACCCTCATCCACATCAACAGCAACAACAAGTTTCTCAGACATTCGTTGATCTCGGAAACAACGAGGCATAGCAGGACTTCCATTTACTCCACCATTATCAACCTTAAGAGTCACATCACCACCAACAGAATTCCCTTGTTCCAAATCAGACGCAAAGCCGCGAGGCCTTGCATTAGCCCTCACAAAAAATTTACTATTATTTCTACAACTTGTATAAAAGCCACAACTTTTTCTACCAAATTCAATTCTTCTAATAACCCCAAAAGCATTAGGATAAACCTTGCTCAAATGGGAACAAGGATCAACATAGCCTATTGAATAAGCCATAGAATTACTATTATGCAGAATTTCCTGATACAAGAACCGTGCAAGGTTTTTACTATTCTTTAATCTAAACATAATAACCTATGATATTCTTGCATCACAATCAAAACAAAAGgggaaaaattaaaattgaagagATAAATCTCACAGCAAAAAAGGCAAAATTATAttcttttcaaaattcaaacagaATCAATTCCAGAAACAATTGGATTGAATTAAACACTGCTGCAATCATCAAAGACCAGTCTTTTAGCGGTCAAATCACATTTGGAGAAAAAAGGTGTCGTCCAAAAGCACAACGGAATCAAACCCTAGAAGTCAAAATGAATATGATTGGGAAAAATCGAATCTTGATATTATTTGTTGGATACAAATCCAATGAATAAAGACGGAAAAGATGAGAAATTTTGGTTGAGATTGAGAAGAATTTGAAAAGGgaaaatgaatgaaaacaaATCGGTGATTGTTTGAAAATagaatttgaagaatttgtgACCACACTATTCAATaatttagattatttttctttgatatATAGAATCATAGTTTCATCATGAGATTGAGAATTGAGATGCACCgaaactatatataaaaaaatgttgcatCGAAATTCGCACaatgtatttttgttaatgtaTGAGAGAATTAAAAGAGGAAAATAATTTTGGTGGTTAATGAGGAAATTAGGACATAGcaccaaaaaaagaagaggTAATTAGGGTATCATTTGCTGCAAGGGATTGGTaagttatatataaaaaattcaccTAAAATAgttcaatgcataattttgagaAAAGATGATATGcaataataagaaataaaaaaatttggcaataattttttaaaataactattttttatacaaaaactaaaagaaatgcttaattgcagttttggtctCCCCTTGTTTTTATCATTTTGCAAATTTGGTCCTCTGATTTAAAATACGATAGTTTTGGTTTCCctatcataatttttaactataaattaACGATGTAATATGTTTTAAACGACGTGGTATATGATTTGATGGAGAAATTCTTGTGTGAGTcctcacctaagcattaatggTTACACACAACCAATCAAATGATTACAAGTAATTAATAGAgtagtaattaaaataaatctctacaaattaaataaggaaagaaaaaaaatgttcactttataaaaaaaaggctaaattgcagttttggcccccacgtttcataattgtgcgattttggccccccacgtttcaaatgtgcgattttggccccccacgtttcataattgtgcgattttggccccccacatttcaaatgtgcgattttggtcccccatgtttgcccccttttgcatttttttgtccccgttgactattttgaccaaaaaattgatgacatgaaatattttttacacgtgtcttaattgtattggccaaccaaataCCTATGGTGTattacccaaacccctcactacTAAACCAAACATAAtagctttaattttttatttatttgttacaaTTATTTGTATACTATTATTTCCCTGTGTTTTGGAAATTTAGGGACTATACAAACTATTATAGCcctgttttgtaaaaaaaaaaatagtgagtaGTTAAACAAGCCATAAGTTATAAGTTCAAAATTTGACATTACAAAACATAGATATATGAATATGTACAAACTATAACCATAACTTAAATTCAACTAACAACAGCTAATAAAACTCAATTTAACAAATATTAgaagaataatattttattataaattcgtcaaaaaaaattgtagtataaatgtatattttttttgttacagtataaatgtataatataaataaaaacatcatTCACCAtgttaaacttaaaatataaaggaataatgcaaaaaaaaatggaacaagaaataaacgggaaaaaaaaatagagcttttggaacaaaaaaaaatgagggattgaaaaataaaaaattaaagtgcacccgtgtttttattattattattattattattattattatttctttccTTATTTTTAGAGATTTAGTTTTAATGACTACTTCattaattactaataattatttattataaaaagactttactattaattatttgtaattatgtGATTGGTTGTGTGTAACCATTAATGCTTATATGAGAACTCACACAAGAATTTCTTGATTTGATGATGAGAAAATACCAACAtcaataaaattgtaaaaaaaaaaaactttcataaAGTTAATTTAAAACATGCTGTATCATCATATTTTAGACaaaactagtataacttacccgtgctatcgcccgggttaatgttctatgaaaaatatagatcatttttttttcacacatgaaaaatatggattattaaaattttaatattgtgatttttttaattatttgtaaaattaattttatatttattgtgatagtttatttaaatatgataaaagatccaaattttggagattttaaggagaaatggcataatggagagtgatactccactcctcgttcccaactcacatgttcatatatttgttcttttattttcataaaaaaaaaggtcattatgcaaaaactaatctaacggttaatatatttgttcttaatcgtcatctctctcctttagacatttgttttcttcaggagtattttatctcatgtcccctcgtgtgaaaaaatttcacatttgagaagcaaaatggggcgattttaattttaatattatttatttaaaagtaatgaacagtagaattgtttgtcatttgcttgacacaaaaaaaaaatttatataattttttttagcatatctcatttgttaatgtgcaaattttaaaaaatgtatctatttgtttttatttttatttgtttattttacagtgatgtatggagaataaatataaagtaatacatgatattattgcttttaattctttttttatatataaaatcattgttactttccctgctttcaattgatatcgtattttttatataataaaatctacaaatgtatgtctcacccccgtgtaagttattttttgcttaatacctccatgtaggtttttttttttatcaatacccccgtattttaatattttgtttggtacaaatgactatgtatttttttttattagaaaaaccacgttaaggtaaatcataattaatagaataataaaatgaaatagaaaaataatctatgaagtcaattacttcattccttttatatttcagacaatgacacatttttctctacttgataagtatgaagtttaagaataatttttttaagcatatcaatttctcaattccacatttttccaattcattctatagtatagtcattcgaggagtttctattattttatcagtgtatttgttaaatatcacatgaaaaattagacaaataaaaaaataatgagttaaaaaatagagtacaacatttatttataaataatagtaaaaaaacatttataagcatgatttaaatccaataaaaaataatatgaacaataattcttttttaataagtaaacatatgattaaaaaaaatgacaataaaatataaaaaatataaataaatacttaaaactctaacatcaattgataatacttaatcctaatttgaataacaaacaatgttgttcttccgtatatggacctgcaaataaagaattataactcgaaattagtacaattttctgattgtagaattaaacttgaatatttttatcCACTCCTTTGTTCCCAATCCACATGTTATTTATCGCTCGTAGTCATCTTCATCAATCTCTGCAAAAAtccaaatagtaaataaaagttacaaagatagatgaataatattttggcttcttaaaaagaagtttacaatttctaccaaaaaaaaaagaagtttacaaaatattattgactttagagatgaaaatgatttctcttttttatgttgaatcCTCTTATTGTAGCCTAACACAAGTAAACAAAATTCctgcaaagaaaaataaataaaatttagatttcattCCACTTGagaacaacaaaaattatattgaacaaataaataagaaataaccaacaatagcaatagattttttatttaaaaaaaaaaccaacaatagcaataaatagaaaaaaaaagtagcgattctgtcaaaaaaaaaaaagaagagtagtgaaggtgagaagagaaaatagagaaggggCGCTGAGACACTCAATGACCCTCACTCTTACATGTTGACCCGTATATATAGAAACAACAGTagatttttggtccttaatttttgaaatttccatacacttcagcattgatttaatttaatcaatatatattctaaaaatgaCTTGgtcaataattaaaagtttccatatgtaaaatttcaattgtatcaaaatattaatatatagacatttgttcataaaacctgattgagcaatttctatatttataattgagcaAAATAAATACTATGAGTTGGTTGTATATGAGTAGTCTCTAATAGGTTGACACATAGGAAACCTATAAACaaagagaattaaaaaaaaaaacttaaataggAGTTTTAAGGAGTTTTAAATGTGATAAGAAGATCAAAAAGACACATATGCAACTGATGCTTGAGAAGATGCCATGTAGGATGAAAATAAAGTTGGCTAAGCAAGAGAATGCCACATAAGAAAGTTTCCATGAgaaaaaactcctaaacatataaataatagataatattgggggaccaaaactatcaaattttaaaataaaataccaattttgcaaaatggtgaaaataggtggtcaaaagtgcaattaggcCTAAAAGAAAAGTATGAAGCAAACTAGGAGTTGTGATCTCTccatatattttctcttttgctAAGACCAATTTTCAAGGCTAAAGTAGATAGTCTATAACCAAAATATCTTGTAACAACATTTTTacgaaaaataaataaataggagAAGCATATCGTCActgaatttgtaaaaaaaaaaaagaattgttacCTATATTTAGTTAGAAAACATATTCCACCTAAATCCTTGTTGTTTGGACTGAAGCAATATCCATTATAACATAGTTGGACATTCCTTATTTTGTCCTCTTTTTATGGGTTCgaaacatatttaaattttaacttttttcatCTCTATTGTATTCAATCATTTGCTTCAACAAATATtcaaatacattaatatttttcttcatcCAAAAAAGAAAGGATTGCTTccgtttatttttcaaatggcAAGAGAGATGAGATCCATCCACAATTGTGATGAAGTTGCACCATCCCTTCTAGCTAATATCTCGTTCTCATAGTAGAAGATCCACAAATTCCTTCAAATTAGAACCTATTATTGAAGAGGAACCACAAATATCTAACTCAATATTAAACATgggtgttttttcttttcatttgctATTTTCTGGGTTGTTATACATTTTCTTGTACCGAGAATCCTCTATATTTTGAGcttagaagaaaataaaagaattttgtttattacaattcatttttccatgcataatatatacaactttaatataacaaatataacacaatttttttttttacaaaggcaAAGTTATCACGTTTCATTAATAAGAAAACACTGAATTAATACATattgaaattttaataaaatcatgAAGGTAATAACATCGGTAACAACTTTTTTATGAACGACTCCCTCCGTTTTCGTATAAGTGTCcagttagaatgataacactaaattaagaaagtggatttttgcacctcatcttcctattataccctcatctaAATCTTCAATGAACCATTATTATAGGTAACAAACTCTGTTTAAATCTGAATATAACAAGGAAGCAACAAACTTTCCtagcgtaaaaaaaaatgaacaaactttcttttaaaaaaaaaaaactttagtttttcaaatatatataacaataatTGACAAATCAGTATCATTAAAACACAAACTGGACAGTTTATTAAAAACGCTGGATATGATAGAACTAGACACTTATACAAAATGGAGGTAATATATTTTGTATTAGTTTATagcgtttttcaattttaaattgtttttcttaatgttaGGTTTGTTAATTTTCTAAGTATTTGTTTTATCATGGAATGATCaagtattttcatttttattttatcaattctCCATATTGATTACAAGTTTACAATACGGTGGCTTGTTTATGGTACAAAGTATATGCATAATATAGTTTCATATTGGCAATACCACCAACATATTAAAATGGAAAATTGTTTGTTGGGAAAGAGATCAATTTTTTAACTGGGTCTCAGTTAATTTTAAGAGGATTAGTCTCCGGCTCTCCGCAGTTACGCATGGataataattttgattgaaaaaaaaatggttgagaTACAAGTAGCACAATATGGACCAAAAGTTAAAAATTGAGTCACTCTAAAGAATAGGAAGCTCaattatacatttatttttggCATGCTAGGGATAAatgaaaccaaaaaataaataataaaaatttgattttgtgaGTTATGACTATGAATGATACTTTATACAATTCAAATAAGACTAAATAAATAGAGATAAGGTGAAAGTGAAGCTTGATACCAGCATGAACATTATGTACTCAAATCCAGTTTTTGGTGCAGCAAAAGAAGTAGACTTATTTTCATGCTTCccaatatcaatcataatctcAAAATGGCAACTACTTTGAGAAGGTGAAGGATCAATGTTGGTAATAACAGATAAACCATTGAATTGACATGCATCTTTACGTTGATCAAATGTTTGATAATACATATTAAATGCATATGAAGCATTACCCTTTGTGTCTAAGCCACTACAAGAAGAACCAGGTGCAAGTGATGTACAATCAGCATATGTACATGCTTTGCTCATACTTTGTGCAAAACTAGGATCCATAACATTAGCTTGAGATTGAATAACACACCATTGTTTTGGTAAATATTTAACACCTTTTGCACCAACAAGTGATTTTCCACCACCAAGATTTAAAGGGTATTTCATAGaaccatcaaaattgaaaattcccCAATGTCTCTCAAATGGGCCAGGATCAATACTTTTAGCAT
It contains:
- the LOC123907167 gene encoding uncharacterized protein LOC123907167 isoform X2 gives rise to the protein MFRLKNSKNLARFLYQEILHNSNSMAYSIGYVDPCSHLSKVYPNAFGVIRRIEFGRKSCGFYTSCRNNSKFFVRANARPRGFASDLEQGNSVGGDVTLKVDNGGVNGSPAMPRCFRDQRMSEKLVVAVDVDEVLGNFVSALNKFIADKYSSNHSVSEYHVYEFFKIWNCSRDEADIRVHEFFKTPYFKSGIHPLPGAQTAMQKLSRFFNLSVVTSRQNVIKDHTIEWIEKHFPGLFHEIHFGNHFALDGKSRPKSEICRSLNAKVLIDDNPRYAIECAEVGMKVLLFDYEDSYPWSKNELVDKHPLVTKVKNWKEAEQQLMSMIAS
- the LOC123907167 gene encoding uncharacterized protein LOC123907167 isoform X1 gives rise to the protein MFRLKNSKNLARFLYQEILHNSNSMAYSIGYVDPCSHLSKVYPNAFGVIRRIEFGRKSCGFYTSCRNNSKFFVRANARPRGFASDLEQGNSVGGDVTLKVDNGGVNGSPAMPRCFRDQRMSEKLVVAVDVDEVLGNFVSALNKFIADKYSSNHSVSEYHVYEFFKIWNCSRDEADIRVHEFFKTPYFKSGIHPLPGAQTAMQKLSRFFNLSVVTYDFGIELSSTYRGILSGSTNQGSFYNMFRSRQNVIKDHTIEWIEKHFPGLFHEIHFGNHFALDGKSRPKSEICRSLNAKVLIDDNPRYAIECAEVGMKVLLFDYEDSYPWSKNELVDKHPLVTKVKNWKEAEQQLMSMIAS